In one Paraburkholderia megapolitana genomic region, the following are encoded:
- a CDS encoding LysR substrate-binding domain-containing protein: MPALNALKAFEVAGHTGSFTRAAEQLNVTQSAVSRQVRQLEDQLGEALLQRHHHRLELTAAGRVLLQALQQSFDKIELTVRSIQEKTHLNRLRINAPPTFASRWLMPRLGRLRDEHPELELSLSTRVEDNLAESAVLDCAIRFGNGEWEGLDQQLLMNERHVAVCAPALLARQPAQQPIDLNQFTLLHVLASDDQRYQTWQHWLNAAGIAGVDTTGGYEFDLLDLAIRAAIDGLGITIADRHMIARELASGQLVPVLNVHVDGHQSYWFVTRPEQGDLPQLTLFRDWLRQEVWLAARMLDSSSVAPLVP, from the coding sequence ATGCCCGCGCTGAACGCGCTCAAAGCCTTCGAGGTGGCCGGACACACCGGCAGCTTCACGCGCGCCGCCGAACAGCTCAATGTCACGCAGAGCGCAGTCAGCCGGCAGGTGCGGCAACTGGAGGATCAGCTCGGCGAAGCGCTGCTGCAGCGGCATCATCACCGGCTCGAACTGACGGCAGCGGGCCGCGTGCTGTTGCAGGCGTTGCAGCAATCGTTCGACAAGATCGAGCTGACGGTGCGCAGTATTCAGGAGAAGACGCACCTCAACCGCCTGCGTATCAATGCGCCGCCCACTTTCGCGAGCCGCTGGCTGATGCCGCGGCTCGGTCGTCTGCGCGACGAGCATCCCGAGCTGGAACTGAGCCTGTCGACGCGCGTGGAGGACAACCTCGCGGAATCGGCCGTGCTCGATTGCGCGATCCGCTTCGGCAACGGCGAATGGGAAGGGCTGGACCAGCAGTTGCTAATGAACGAGCGGCACGTGGCCGTGTGTGCGCCCGCGCTGCTGGCACGGCAGCCCGCGCAACAGCCGATCGATCTGAACCAGTTCACGCTGCTGCACGTTCTCGCCAGCGACGACCAGCGCTACCAGACCTGGCAGCACTGGCTGAACGCCGCGGGAATCGCGGGCGTCGATACGACGGGCGGCTACGAATTCGATCTGCTCGATCTGGCGATTCGCGCGGCCATCGACGGCTTGGGCATCACGATCGCGGACCGCCACATGATCGCGCGCGAACTGGCGAGCGGCCAGCTCGTGCCCGTGTTGAACGTGCACGTGGACGGCCATCAGTCGTACTGGTTCGTCACGCGCCCCGAGCAGGGCGACTTACCGCAACTCACGCTGTTTCGTGACTGGCTGCGACAGGAAGTCTGGCTGGCGGCACGTATGCTGGATAGTTCGTCGGTGGCGCCACTTGTGCCGTGA
- a CDS encoding response regulator, whose amino-acid sequence MTTILLVEDDLNLLRALETLLKGHGYRVRTAADGLLAIRSARAERPDIVVSDWMMPGMDGIALIDALKSVPQLADVPVVLTSAVGPPPAIPISGFLRKPFPAATLLDMLRRIVKS is encoded by the coding sequence ATGACAACGATACTGCTGGTCGAAGACGATCTCAATCTGCTGCGCGCACTGGAAACACTGTTGAAAGGGCACGGATACCGTGTGCGGACGGCGGCGGACGGCCTACTCGCCATCCGCTCGGCGCGGGCCGAGCGTCCCGATATCGTTGTTTCGGACTGGATGATGCCGGGCATGGACGGCATTGCGCTCATCGACGCACTCAAATCCGTGCCGCAACTTGCCGATGTACCCGTCGTGCTGACGTCGGCGGTAGGACCGCCGCCGGCGATTCCGATCAGCGGGTTTCTGCGCAAACCGTTTCCCGCTGCGACGCTGCTCGACATGCTGCGCCGTATCGTCAAGTCGTAA
- a CDS encoding lysozyme inhibitor LprI family protein: MRSFRRYRRAVYIACFACFAASAGIAQAASFDCTQAQQPDERAICASRQLSEMDVEMAVRYEMLTGLVAMGTRGDMQEAQHDWLQNRSRCGASRSCLATMYRSRINVLKAQYAQLKSRGPF; this comes from the coding sequence ATGCGTTCATTTCGTCGATACCGTCGTGCCGTCTATATCGCGTGTTTCGCCTGTTTCGCGGCGTCAGCCGGCATCGCGCAGGCCGCAAGCTTCGATTGCACGCAGGCACAGCAGCCCGACGAGCGCGCGATATGCGCATCCCGTCAGTTGAGCGAAATGGATGTAGAAATGGCGGTTCGCTACGAGATGCTTACCGGGCTCGTCGCGATGGGGACCCGCGGCGACATGCAGGAAGCGCAGCATGACTGGTTGCAAAACCGGTCCCGCTGCGGGGCGTCGCGGTCGTGTCTGGCGACGATGTACCGCTCGCGTATCAATGTGCTGAAGGCGCAGTACGCACAGCTGAAAAGCCGTGGGCCGTTCTGA